One segment of Triticum aestivum cultivar Chinese Spring chromosome 2A, IWGSC CS RefSeq v2.1, whole genome shotgun sequence DNA contains the following:
- the LOC123189795 gene encoding transcription factor LAF1, whose amino-acid sequence MGCKSCQKPKAQHRKGLWSPEEDQKLRDYIVRYGHSCWSTVPVKAGLQRNGKSCRLRWINYLRPGLKHGMFSREEEETVMSLHATLGNKWSQIAQHLPGRTDNEVKNYWNSYLKKRVEGARAPAKSAGSDAPRSPTPSDSGRERSTVNQPSNSGSSGPPESSSTADDSSSLTGPGAAGSIRPHAPVLPKVMFADWLDMDMDYGAGLMAPSALDAAFDCSPAQQGASGSTTVDGLCGAVDSLQGLGDGGICWEFEADMQGGGAGFCDLLSMSEFLGIN is encoded by the exons ATGGGGTGCAAGTCGTGCCAGAAGCCCAAGGCGCAGCACCGCAAGGGGctgtggtcgccggaggaggaccaGAAGCTCCGCGACTACATCGTCCGCTACGGCCACAGCTGCTGGAGCACCGTCCCCGTCAAGGCCG GGCTTCAGAGAAACGGCAAGAGCTGCAGGCTGCGATGGATCAACTACCTGAGGCCGGGGTTGAAGCACGGCATGTTCTCccgggaggaggaggagaccgTCATGAGCCTCCACGCCACACTAGGCAACAA GTGGTCTCAGATAGCGCAGCACCTGCCGGGCCGGACCGACAACGAGGTGAAGAACTACTGGAACTCGTACCTGAAGAAGCGCGTCGAGGGCGCGCGGGCGCCAGCCAAGTCCGCCGGCTCGGACGCGCCCCGGAGCCCGACGCCCAGCGACAGCGGCCGCGAACGCAGCACCGTTAACCAGCCGTCCAACTCCGGCTCGTCCGGCCCGCCCGAGTCGTCGTCGACGGCCGACGACTCGAGCAGCCTCACCGGGCCCGGCGCGGCCGGCTCGATCCGGCCGCACGCGCCCGTGCTCCCCAAGGTGATGTTCGCGGACTGGCTCGACATGGACATGGACTACGGCGCCGGCCTGATGGCTCCGAGCGCCCTGGACGCCGCCTTCGACTGCAGCCCGGCGCAGCAGGGCGCGAGCGGGAGCACCACGGTGGACGGTCTTTGCGGCGCCGTGGACTCGTTGCAGGGGCTCGGCGACGGCGGCATCTGCTGGGAGTTCGAGGCGGACATGCAGGGCGGAGGAGCAGGGTTCTGCGACCTGCTCTCCATGAGCGAGTTCCTCGGGATCAACTAG